In Vogesella indigofera, a single window of DNA contains:
- a CDS encoding SirB2 family protein — protein MDYLVLKHAHAGLAYLSVTLFAARAALSYTKPALLQGKALRIAPHLIDTLLLAAGVTLAVWAGFSPHNQPWLAAKLLALLAYIALGSIGLKKLHGSPWRAVVLALALAMPLYMIAVAKTKLAWPF, from the coding sequence ATGGATTATCTCGTACTGAAACACGCCCACGCCGGGCTGGCCTATCTGTCGGTGACGCTGTTCGCCGCGCGCGCCGCGCTGTCCTACACCAAGCCGGCGCTGCTGCAGGGCAAGGCGCTGCGCATCGCGCCGCACCTGATCGACACCCTGCTGCTCGCCGCCGGGGTGACGCTGGCGGTGTGGGCCGGCTTTTCGCCGCACAACCAGCCGTGGCTGGCGGCCAAGCTGCTGGCACTGCTGGCCTATATCGCGCTGGGCAGCATCGGTCTGAAAAAGCTGCACGGCTCGCCGTGGCGCGCGGTGGTGCTGGCGCTGGCGCTGGCGATGCCGCTGTACATGATCGCGGTGGCCAAGACCAAGCTGGCGTGGCCGTTCTGA
- a CDS encoding GIY-YIG nuclease family protein yields MLTIKSLLASAGMDFSSRVKFVRHKHNQLDLQRLYLNDQLDIYQASQSAPVFSDCDQLVSFIGTEGNQAQFVGVYQVKSVEYQEDYRWPEHYLYAEQEKPSSYIYSLQKDPRFAALEGRLLIDWGKAALAWHQWAHDKDKEVVAVLPAGYVSEFPGYLDFVITSHELRKIIANPAANTRWHQMLAAVAGVYLIVDASTGKQYVGSAYGQEGILGRWKTYAATGHGDNVQLIELLQTDPKHASHFRFSILRTLPRGMTKGEVIAVENLYKTKLGSRAFGLNSN; encoded by the coding sequence ATGCTAACAATTAAAAGCTTACTGGCAAGTGCAGGCATGGATTTTTCGTCTCGCGTAAAATTCGTAAGGCATAAACACAATCAACTGGATCTGCAGCGGCTTTATCTCAATGACCAGTTAGATATTTATCAGGCATCGCAGAGCGCGCCAGTTTTTTCCGATTGCGATCAGCTTGTTTCCTTTATTGGCACGGAGGGCAATCAGGCTCAATTTGTTGGCGTTTATCAAGTCAAGAGCGTTGAATATCAAGAAGACTATCGTTGGCCAGAACACTACCTCTACGCTGAGCAGGAAAAACCTTCTTCTTATATTTACTCGCTACAAAAGGACCCACGCTTTGCTGCACTGGAGGGGCGACTACTCATTGATTGGGGTAAGGCTGCTCTAGCATGGCATCAGTGGGCACACGACAAGGACAAGGAGGTGGTCGCTGTGCTGCCTGCTGGTTATGTCAGCGAGTTTCCGGGTTATCTGGATTTCGTTATTACTTCTCATGAGTTACGCAAAATCATTGCTAATCCAGCCGCCAATACTCGCTGGCATCAGATGCTGGCTGCGGTTGCTGGGGTGTATCTGATTGTGGATGCCTCTACAGGCAAGCAGTACGTTGGATCGGCATACGGACAGGAAGGCATTCTTGGTCGCTGGAAAACCTATGCCGCTACCGGCCATGGGGACAACGTGCAACTGATCGAGTTGCTGCAGACTGATCCGAAGCATGCATCTCATTTCCGCTTTTCCATTCTACGGACCCTACCGCGCGGGATGACCAAGGGTGAGGTGATTGCAGTTGAAAACCTTTACAAAACCAAGCTCGGTAGTCGTGCATTCGGCCTGAATTCCAATTAG
- a CDS encoding NAD(P)/FAD-dependent oxidoreductase, translated as MSQTTEHTRSYYAYSANPSPQRPALQGSQQADVCVVGGGYTGLSTALHLAEAGFKVIVLEAARVGWGASGRNGGQIVNSYSRDMDVIEARHGKDAAQKLGAMAFEGGKIIRERIAKYDIQCDLKDGNVFAAFTDKQLDELEAKKRLWESYGHTGIEMIDKAGMARIVDSGQYVGALLDHWGGHIHPLNLVLGEAAAFESLGGQIFEQSAVTDIQRGEVAVVKTAEGQVSARFVVVAGNAYLGDLIPKLAEKSLPCGTQVVTTERLDPALAKSLLPGDHCVEDCNFLLDYYRLTADNRLLYGGGTVYGARDPGEIESLIRPKMLHTFPQLAKVKIEFTWTGNFSLTLSRLPQVGRIDSNIYYSQGCSGHGVTFTHLAGRILSEAIRGQSERFDAFASLPHYPFPGGRLFRVPMLTLGAWWYGMRDRLGV; from the coding sequence ATGAGCCAGACTACCGAACACACCCGCTCCTATTACGCCTACTCCGCCAACCCGTCGCCGCAGCGGCCGGCGCTGCAGGGCAGCCAGCAGGCCGACGTCTGCGTCGTCGGCGGTGGCTACACCGGGCTGTCCACCGCGCTGCACCTTGCCGAAGCCGGTTTCAAGGTGATCGTGCTGGAAGCGGCGCGGGTCGGCTGGGGTGCCTCCGGCCGCAACGGCGGCCAGATCGTCAACAGCTACAGCCGCGACATGGACGTGATCGAGGCGCGCCACGGCAAGGACGCCGCGCAAAAGCTGGGGGCGATGGCATTCGAGGGCGGCAAGATCATCCGCGAGCGCATCGCCAAGTACGACATCCAGTGCGACTTGAAGGACGGCAACGTGTTCGCCGCCTTTACCGACAAGCAGCTGGACGAGCTGGAAGCGAAAAAACGGCTGTGGGAAAGCTACGGCCACACCGGCATCGAGATGATCGACAAGGCCGGCATGGCGCGCATCGTCGATTCCGGCCAGTACGTCGGCGCGCTGCTCGACCACTGGGGCGGCCATATCCATCCGCTGAACCTGGTGCTGGGTGAGGCGGCGGCGTTCGAATCGCTGGGCGGCCAGATTTTCGAGCAGTCGGCGGTGACCGACATCCAGCGCGGCGAGGTGGCGGTGGTGAAAACCGCAGAGGGCCAGGTCAGCGCCCGCTTCGTGGTGGTGGCCGGCAACGCCTACCTCGGCGACCTGATCCCGAAACTGGCGGAAAAGAGCCTGCCGTGCGGCACCCAGGTGGTGACCACCGAGCGGCTGGACCCGGCGCTGGCCAAATCGCTGCTGCCGGGCGACCACTGCGTGGAAGACTGCAACTTCCTGCTCGACTACTACCGCCTGACCGCCGACAACCGCCTGCTGTACGGCGGCGGCACCGTGTACGGCGCGCGCGACCCGGGCGAGATCGAGAGCCTGATCCGCCCCAAGATGCTGCACACCTTCCCGCAGCTGGCCAAGGTCAAGATCGAGTTCACCTGGACCGGCAACTTCTCGCTGACGCTGTCGCGGCTGCCGCAGGTTGGCCGCATCGACAGCAATATCTACTACTCGCAGGGCTGCAGCGGCCACGGTGTCACCTTTACCCACCTCGCCGGCCGCATCCTGTCCGAGGCGATCCGTGGCCAGAGCGAGCGCTTCGACGCCTTCGCCAGCCTGCCGCACTACCCGTTCCCCGGCGGCCGCCTGTTCCGTGTGCCGATGCTGACGCTGGGCGCGTGGTGGTACGGCATGCGCGACCGCCTCGGCGTCTGA
- the recB gene encoding exodeoxyribonuclease V subunit beta codes for MHPLDPLNCPLTGTNLIEASAGTGKTWTIAALYTRLLLEHDADGNPPPTLDKLLVVTYTKAATAELRDRLRRRLTELARVMDGEAVGDDFLAALAARLAVQDGAMARERLRTAINGFDAAAIYTIHGFCQRVLTDAAFDSGQTFAAELASDNLAELQQLADDFWRQHIVALPQLAQVLAENGDTPEGWLAEIRPFLSKPYLRHPDIDSAALLDARAAAAAAWQPLQAAAATIEEGGACLLAAEGLSRTSYKPEQRQRYLKLLQHLAADASLPQLTSAQEKDLQRLTPAALAKGCNKGATPPEHALFGLIETWLAAWAAYSAALGQQLAGLKLQLIAWINRHAVAQRRATRSRGFDDLLTDLAAALEDAEHGPRLAARIAADFSVALIDEFQDTDPLQYRIFRHAFVQQQRPVFMVGDPKQAIYSFRGADIFAYLAARNDAPAERQYTLLTNRRSQPSLVAAVNALFDRPQPFLLDGIDYPAVDAAPAGGSVLEVDDGDAAFNLLTFPASDSAKGVSKTEATPYAADACAHEIARLLALARANQARLRRGDSVRPLAGGDIAVLVATHRQGDAVREALAARGVPSVALTQESVFASREAGELLALLRAWAEPASEGRLKALCATELFGLDAARLLALLDDETAWEAQLAANLDDHKAWQQRGFMAAWRAFFARQAVAVRLLPQPDGERRLTNLGHLAELIQQQSEGMAGIAPLLAWFEAQVASPPAAEEALLRLESDAELVKIVTIHTAKGLQYPLVFCPFLWDGALERRDTTFWRYRDGDESWLAPDDLVSAGARDAARSEILAEKLRLLYVALTRAEHRQYVVWGHVQKMHTAALSWLLHGRAAANLAQLEAGELLASQLADDVADLAARLPHAVRCREVDVALNALSPEAAPNFVPQLAGVNRSLYTPWRVSSFTGLTRHLHGSASPRSEAPDHDHGPLQQPDAAVAADRFSFPRGARAGTCLHDMFERADFTRPEDWPQVVQEALHKHGFDALWQDAALAMLHDTIHCDIAPGVRLAGVPNTRRLVEMEFTLPADGLSLARLQRILTDPAMGLAAPLREAAATLTFDRVQGYLKGFIDLAFIHGDALWLVDYKSNHLGDGFACYGDDALAASVAREHYYLQYLIYCVALRRYLAQRAPQLHLGGVRYLYLRGISNAGYGVWRDAPSDALLDALDGVFRATAPA; via the coding sequence ATGCACCCCCTCGACCCCCTGAACTGCCCGCTCACCGGCACCAACCTGATCGAAGCCTCGGCCGGTACCGGCAAGACCTGGACCATCGCCGCGCTGTATACCCGCCTGCTGCTGGAACACGACGCCGACGGCAACCCGCCGCCGACGCTGGACAAGCTCCTGGTGGTGACCTACACCAAGGCCGCCACCGCCGAGCTGCGCGACCGTCTGCGGCGGCGGCTGACCGAGCTGGCGCGGGTGATGGACGGCGAGGCGGTGGGGGATGACTTCCTCGCCGCGCTGGCGGCGCGGCTGGCGGTTCAGGATGGCGCCATGGCGCGCGAGCGGCTGCGTACCGCCATCAACGGTTTCGATGCGGCGGCGATCTACACCATTCACGGCTTCTGCCAGCGGGTGCTGACCGATGCGGCGTTCGACAGCGGCCAGACCTTTGCCGCCGAGCTGGCCAGCGACAACCTGGCCGAGTTGCAGCAGCTGGCCGACGATTTCTGGCGCCAGCACATCGTGGCACTGCCGCAGCTGGCGCAGGTGCTGGCCGAGAACGGCGACACGCCGGAAGGCTGGCTGGCCGAGATCCGCCCCTTCCTGTCCAAGCCCTATCTGCGCCACCCCGACATCGACAGCGCCGCGCTGCTGGATGCGCGCGCGGCGGCGGCGGCAGCGTGGCAGCCGCTGCAGGCTGCGGCCGCCACCATCGAGGAGGGCGGCGCCTGCCTGCTGGCGGCCGAAGGGCTGAGCCGCACCAGCTACAAGCCGGAGCAGCGCCAGCGCTACCTGAAGCTGCTGCAGCATCTGGCGGCGGACGCCAGCCTGCCGCAGCTGACGTCGGCGCAGGAAAAAGACCTGCAGCGGCTGACGCCGGCGGCGCTGGCCAAGGGCTGCAACAAGGGCGCCACGCCGCCCGAGCATGCGCTGTTCGGCCTGATTGAAACGTGGCTGGCGGCTTGGGCGGCCTACAGCGCCGCGCTGGGGCAGCAGCTGGCCGGGCTGAAGCTGCAGCTGATAGCTTGGATCAACCGCCACGCGGTGGCGCAGCGCCGCGCCACGCGCAGCCGCGGTTTCGACGACCTGCTCACCGATCTGGCCGCCGCGCTGGAGGATGCCGAGCACGGGCCAAGGTTGGCCGCACGCATCGCCGCGGATTTTTCGGTGGCGCTGATCGACGAATTCCAGGATACCGATCCGCTGCAATACCGCATTTTCCGCCACGCCTTCGTGCAGCAGCAGCGGCCGGTGTTCATGGTCGGTGATCCGAAACAGGCGATCTACAGCTTTCGCGGTGCCGACATCTTCGCCTATCTCGCCGCGCGCAACGATGCGCCCGCCGAGCGCCAGTACACGCTGCTGACCAACCGCCGCTCGCAGCCGTCGCTGGTGGCGGCGGTGAACGCGCTGTTCGACCGGCCGCAGCCCTTCCTGCTGGATGGCATCGACTATCCGGCGGTGGACGCGGCGCCGGCCGGCGGCAGCGTGCTGGAAGTCGACGACGGCGATGCCGCGTTCAACCTGCTGACCTTCCCGGCCAGCGACAGCGCCAAGGGCGTATCGAAAACCGAGGCCACGCCGTATGCCGCCGACGCCTGCGCGCACGAGATCGCGCGCCTGCTGGCGCTGGCGCGGGCCAATCAGGCGCGGCTGCGGCGCGGTGACAGCGTACGGCCGCTGGCCGGCGGCGACATCGCGGTGCTGGTGGCCACCCACCGCCAGGGCGACGCGGTGCGCGAGGCGCTGGCGGCGCGCGGCGTGCCGTCGGTGGCGCTGACGCAGGAAAGCGTGTTCGCCAGCCGCGAGGCGGGCGAGCTGCTGGCGCTGCTGCGCGCGTGGGCGGAGCCGGCCTCGGAAGGGCGGCTGAAGGCGCTGTGCGCCACCGAGCTGTTCGGCCTCGACGCCGCGCGGCTGCTGGCGCTGCTGGACGACGAAACGGCGTGGGAGGCGCAGCTGGCGGCCAACCTTGACGATCACAAGGCGTGGCAGCAGCGCGGCTTCATGGCGGCGTGGCGGGCGTTCTTCGCGCGGCAGGCAGTGGCGGTGCGGCTGCTGCCGCAGCCGGACGGCGAGCGGCGGCTGACCAACCTCGGCCATCTGGCCGAGCTGATCCAGCAGCAGAGCGAGGGCATGGCCGGCATCGCGCCGCTGCTGGCGTGGTTCGAGGCGCAGGTGGCCAGCCCGCCGGCGGCGGAAGAGGCGCTGCTGCGGCTGGAAAGCGACGCGGAGCTGGTCAAGATCGTCACCATCCACACCGCGAAAGGGCTGCAGTACCCGCTGGTGTTCTGCCCCTTCCTGTGGGACGGCGCGCTGGAGCGGCGCGACACCACCTTCTGGCGCTACCGCGACGGCGACGAGTCGTGGCTGGCGCCGGACGATCTGGTCAGCGCCGGCGCGCGCGATGCGGCGCGCAGCGAAATCCTGGCGGAAAAGCTGCGCCTGCTGTACGTGGCGCTGACTCGCGCCGAGCACCGCCAGTACGTGGTGTGGGGCCATGTGCAGAAGATGCACACCGCCGCGCTGTCGTGGCTGCTGCACGGCCGCGCCGCGGCCAACCTGGCGCAGCTGGAGGCCGGCGAGCTGCTGGCGTCGCAGCTGGCGGACGACGTGGCCGATCTGGCCGCGCGGTTGCCGCACGCGGTGCGCTGCCGCGAGGTGGACGTCGCGCTCAACGCGCTGTCGCCGGAAGCGGCGCCGAACTTCGTGCCGCAGCTGGCCGGCGTCAACCGCTCGCTGTACACGCCGTGGCGGGTCAGCAGCTTTACCGGCCTGACGCGCCATCTGCACGGCAGCGCCAGCCCGCGCAGCGAGGCGCCGGATCACGATCACGGCCCGCTGCAGCAGCCGGACGCCGCGGTGGCGGCCGACCGCTTCAGCTTTCCGCGCGGCGCGCGCGCCGGTACCTGCCTACACGACATGTTCGAGCGTGCCGATTTCACCCGGCCGGAAGACTGGCCGCAAGTGGTGCAGGAGGCGCTGCACAAGCACGGTTTCGACGCGCTGTGGCAGGACGCGGCGCTGGCGATGCTGCACGACACCATTCACTGCGACATCGCGCCCGGCGTGCGGCTGGCCGGCGTGCCGAACACGCGGCGGCTGGTGGAGATGGAGTTCACGCTGCCGGCCGACGGCCTGAGCCTGGCTAGGCTGCAGCGCATCCTCACCGACCCGGCCATGGGCCTGGCCGCGCCGCTGCGCGAGGCCGCGGCCACGCTGACCTTCGACCGCGTGCAGGGCTACCTGAAAGGCTTCATCGACCTGGCCTTCATCCACGGTGACGCGCTGTGGCTGGTGGATTACAAGTCCAACCACCTCGGCGACGGCTTTGCCTGCTACGGCGACGACGCGCTGGCGGCGTCGGTGGCGCGCGAACACTACTACCTGCAATACCTGATCTACTGCGTGGCGCTGCGCCGCTACCTGGCCCAGCGCGCGCCGCAGCTGCATCTGGGCGGTGTGCGCTACCTGTACCTGCGCGGCATTAGCAACGCGGGCTACGGTGTGTGGCGCGATGCACCGTCGGACGCGCTGCTGGATGCGCTGGATGGGGTGTTCCGGGCCACGGCGCCGGCGTAG
- a CDS encoding LysR family transcriptional regulator, which yields MDTLKALMVFMTTAENGSFSDAARKLGVSPAAVSQSIARLEQELEVRLFNRTTRQLTLTEDGRRFYSQCRGPVNNLDSAINQLKASRDEPAGHLRISLPNAFGRRFILPLMEEFCSRYPKIRVFFGMGDHFSDLIEDGYDVGVRVGMMPDSRMVARHLAHIPQYVVAAPEYWEAHGKPHIPEDLSSHDCINFQFPTSGRLYKWEFERDGERIPLEVGGTYTANDVDGVRELARLGLGVAQLPGHEILNDVRTGKLQVVLTDFVSMERSIYICFPHRDHIAPRTRVFVDFVVEKLLDHPDIIAELPGVDLSQKREELRQTIL from the coding sequence ATGGATACCTTGAAAGCATTAATGGTCTTCATGACCACTGCTGAGAATGGCAGCTTTTCCGATGCCGCCCGCAAACTGGGCGTGTCGCCTGCCGCGGTCAGCCAGAGTATTGCCAGGCTCGAACAGGAACTGGAGGTGCGGCTGTTCAACCGCACCACGCGCCAGCTGACACTGACCGAGGACGGTCGCCGCTTCTACTCGCAGTGCCGCGGCCCGGTCAACAACCTGGATTCCGCGATCAACCAGCTGAAAGCCAGCCGCGACGAGCCGGCCGGCCACCTGCGCATCAGCCTGCCCAATGCCTTCGGCCGCCGCTTCATCCTGCCGCTGATGGAAGAATTCTGTTCCCGTTACCCGAAGATCCGCGTGTTTTTCGGCATGGGCGACCACTTTAGCGACCTGATCGAAGACGGCTACGATGTCGGCGTCCGCGTCGGCATGATGCCGGACAGCCGCATGGTGGCGCGCCACCTGGCACACATCCCGCAGTACGTGGTCGCCGCGCCGGAATACTGGGAGGCGCACGGCAAGCCGCACATCCCGGAAGACCTGTCCTCGCACGACTGCATCAATTTCCAGTTCCCGACCTCCGGCCGGCTTTACAAGTGGGAATTCGAGCGTGACGGCGAGCGCATTCCGCTGGAAGTCGGCGGCACCTACACCGCCAACGACGTCGACGGCGTGCGCGAACTGGCGCGCCTCGGCCTGGGCGTGGCGCAGCTGCCGGGGCACGAGATCCTGAATGACGTGCGTACCGGCAAGCTGCAGGTGGTGCTCACCGATTTCGTGTCGATGGAGCGCTCGATCTACATCTGCTTCCCGCACCGCGACCACATCGCGCCGCGCACGCGGGTGTTCGTCGATTTCGTGGTGGAAAAGCTGCTCGACCACCCGGACATCATCGCCGAGCTGCCCGGGGTCGACCTGTCGCAAAAGCGCGAAGAGCTGCGACAGACCATCCTGTAA
- the recC gene encoding exodeoxyribonuclease V subunit gamma translates to MSLHLYQSNRLEALGILYRHLTDTPLADPFAPEVVMVQSRGMGRWLTLQLARERGLAANLEFVLPAGFGWRLMKTVLPELPPKSAFAPEVLTWRLMALLPTLSGEPYTPLVRYLQGGPLACFELAGKIADIYDQYLVFRPAWIRAWEAGQRLDLGEDEAWQAALWQQLAADLPGRHRVTMLDDFFARLRPEHLPERVSVFGIATLAPMYLALLLRMAELTEVNVFLLNPCEAYWGDIVDARGQLKLFARGESADGGHPLLASLGQQGRDFFDDIAAGVPDAESMFLPPAGDSLLARLQRDILQLNPPAANVQPPATDDRSIVCHITHSPMRELEVLKDRLLAMLVADPTLTPADIAVLTPDINAYAAYIDAVFGYRSDAPSIPYSIADRRLTREVPLLATFGAVLQLADSRFAADEVLALLDCRELLARFGLADEDVTLLRSWVRGAGIRWGRDAAHKAALGLPAEAVHSWRWGLDRLLLGTLLPASLAGDGEPLFGGLLPDGAAQGQAAERLARLGALFDTLCVLAELWAQPASVADWAERLREAAASLFQVEEDGEAALQVLHGIADELAADAALAAFDGCVPLAVVRDAVLRQLQVASSGGFLTGGLTFCAMVPMRSIPFRVLCLIGMNDGAYPRDERPVSFDLVARHPQKGDRSRRFDDRYLFLEAILSARDTLYLSWVGRSVRSDEPLPPSPLVAELLDTLAAMSGGDISDTITTRHPLQPFSRAYYRAADSFEPVWQQALAAPPAVPQPFAANLALPDAAIVRLADLLRFWRNPVRAWLADRLGLKLERIADELPTREPFAIDRDSRADIRDTLVHTLLARQPLRHAEARLQGRGLLPDAALGKSWLALERAASARFAARLPATLLDDTLPPQPVRLQLGDILLSGELSGLRPEGLLRVVPRKAYAGDLIALWLEHLVRLAAAVPGIAPQSQLFAEDGVHSFGTDDGDGTALDACGLLHAWLLRYRQGQSQPLPFFARTSLAYARAKPGQELDAAQNEWAPDFTGFGRSPQRDDAANQLVFRHQEPLSDPLFAQLAETLLKPMVSAVQMDNGVG, encoded by the coding sequence ATGTCCCTGCACCTGTACCAGTCCAACCGCCTCGAAGCCCTCGGCATACTCTATCGCCACCTGACTGACACGCCGCTGGCCGATCCGTTCGCGCCGGAAGTGGTGATGGTGCAGAGTCGCGGCATGGGGCGCTGGCTGACGCTGCAGCTGGCGCGCGAGCGCGGCCTCGCGGCCAACCTTGAGTTCGTGCTGCCGGCCGGCTTTGGCTGGCGGCTGATGAAGACGGTGCTGCCGGAGCTGCCGCCCAAGTCCGCCTTTGCGCCGGAGGTGCTGACCTGGCGGCTGATGGCGCTGCTGCCGACGCTTTCCGGCGAGCCGTACACGCCGCTGGTGCGCTACCTGCAGGGCGGGCCGCTGGCCTGTTTCGAGCTGGCCGGCAAGATCGCCGACATCTACGACCAGTACCTGGTGTTCCGCCCGGCGTGGATACGCGCGTGGGAGGCCGGCCAGCGCCTGGATCTGGGCGAGGACGAGGCGTGGCAGGCGGCGCTGTGGCAACAGCTGGCCGCAGACTTGCCCGGCCGCCACCGCGTCACCATGCTCGACGACTTCTTTGCCCGCCTGCGGCCGGAGCACCTGCCCGAGCGGGTGTCGGTGTTCGGCATCGCCACGCTGGCGCCGATGTACCTGGCGCTGTTGCTGCGCATGGCCGAGCTGACCGAGGTCAACGTGTTCCTGCTCAACCCGTGCGAGGCCTACTGGGGCGACATCGTCGACGCCCGCGGCCAGCTGAAGCTGTTTGCCCGTGGCGAAAGCGCTGACGGCGGCCACCCGCTGCTGGCCTCGCTGGGGCAGCAGGGGCGCGACTTTTTCGACGACATCGCCGCCGGGGTGCCGGACGCCGAGTCGATGTTCCTGCCACCGGCCGGCGACAGCCTGCTGGCGCGGCTGCAGCGCGACATCCTGCAGCTCAACCCGCCTGCGGCCAACGTGCAGCCACCGGCGACAGACGACCGCTCCATCGTCTGCCACATCACCCACAGCCCGATGCGCGAGCTGGAAGTGCTGAAAGACCGGCTGCTGGCGATGCTGGTGGCCGACCCGACGCTGACCCCGGCCGACATCGCGGTGCTGACGCCGGACATCAACGCCTACGCGGCCTACATCGACGCGGTGTTCGGCTACCGCAGCGACGCGCCGTCCATCCCCTACAGCATCGCCGACCGCCGCCTGACGCGTGAAGTGCCGCTGTTGGCCACCTTCGGCGCGGTGCTGCAGCTGGCCGACTCGCGCTTTGCCGCCGACGAGGTGCTGGCGTTGCTCGACTGCCGCGAGCTGCTGGCCCGCTTCGGCCTCGCCGACGAGGACGTCACCCTGCTGCGCAGCTGGGTGCGTGGCGCCGGCATCCGCTGGGGCCGCGACGCGGCGCACAAGGCGGCGCTGGGGCTGCCGGCCGAGGCGGTGCACAGCTGGCGCTGGGGGCTGGACCGCCTGCTGCTGGGCACGCTGCTGCCGGCCAGCCTCGCCGGCGACGGCGAGCCGCTGTTCGGCGGCCTGCTACCCGACGGTGCGGCGCAAGGCCAGGCCGCCGAACGGCTGGCACGGCTGGGCGCGCTGTTCGACACCCTGTGCGTGCTGGCCGAGCTGTGGGCGCAGCCGGCCAGCGTCGCCGACTGGGCCGAGCGCCTGCGCGAAGCCGCCGCCAGCCTGTTTCAGGTGGAGGAGGACGGCGAGGCCGCGCTGCAGGTGCTGCACGGCATCGCCGACGAACTGGCCGCCGACGCCGCGCTGGCCGCTTTTGACGGCTGCGTGCCGCTGGCGGTGGTGCGCGACGCGGTGCTGCGCCAGCTGCAGGTGGCCAGCAGCGGCGGCTTTCTCACCGGAGGGCTGACCTTCTGCGCGATGGTGCCGATGCGCTCCATCCCGTTCCGCGTGCTGTGCCTGATCGGCATGAACGACGGCGCCTACCCGCGCGACGAGCGTCCGGTCAGCTTCGATCTGGTGGCGCGCCATCCGCAAAAGGGCGACCGCTCGCGCCGTTTCGACGACCGCTACCTGTTCCTGGAGGCCATCCTCTCTGCCCGCGACACGCTGTACCTGAGCTGGGTCGGCCGCAGCGTGCGCAGCGACGAGCCGCTGCCGCCGTCGCCGCTGGTGGCCGAGCTGCTGGACACGCTGGCCGCGATGAGCGGTGGCGACATCAGTGACACGATCACTACCCGCCATCCGCTGCAGCCGTTCTCGCGCGCCTATTACCGCGCCGCCGACAGCTTCGAGCCGGTGTGGCAGCAGGCGCTGGCCGCGCCACCGGCCGTGCCGCAACCGTTTGCGGCCAACCTTGCGCTGCCGGACGCTGCCATAGTGCGGCTGGCCGACCTGCTGCGCTTCTGGCGCAATCCGGTGCGGGCCTGGCTGGCCGACCGCCTCGGCCTGAAGCTGGAGCGCATCGCCGACGAGCTGCCCACCCGCGAGCCGTTCGCCATCGACCGCGACAGCCGTGCCGACATCCGCGACACGCTGGTGCACACCCTGCTCGCGCGCCAGCCGCTGCGCCACGCCGAAGCGCGGCTGCAGGGCCGCGGCCTGCTGCCCGACGCCGCGCTGGGCAAGTCGTGGCTGGCGCTGGAACGCGCCGCCAGCGCCCGCTTCGCCGCGCGCCTGCCGGCCACGCTGCTGGACGACACCCTGCCGCCGCAGCCGGTGCGGCTGCAGCTGGGCGACATCCTGCTCAGCGGCGAGTTGTCCGGCCTGCGCCCCGAGGGCCTGCTGCGCGTGGTGCCGCGCAAGGCCTACGCCGGCGACCTGATCGCACTGTGGCTGGAACACCTGGTACGCCTCGCCGCCGCCGTGCCCGGCATCGCGCCGCAATCGCAGCTGTTTGCCGAAGACGGCGTGCACAGCTTCGGTACGGACGACGGCGACGGCACGGCGCTGGACGCGTGCGGCCTGCTGCACGCCTGGCTGCTGCGCTACCGCCAGGGGCAAAGCCAGCCGCTACCGTTCTTCGCCCGCACCTCGCTGGCCTACGCCCGCGCCAAGCCGGGCCAGGAACTGGACGCCGCGCAGAACGAATGGGCGCCGGACTTCACCGGCTTCGGCCGCAGCCCGCAGCGCGACGACGCCGCCAACCAGCTGGTGTTCCGTCATCAGGAACCGCTGTCCGACCCGCTGTTCGCGCAACTGGCGGAAACGCTGCTGAAGCCGATGGTGAGCGCAGTGCAGATGGATAATGGGGTCGGTTAA